In the Alistipes provencensis genome, GACCACTACCTGCGGCGTCCGTCGACCGACATCGACGTCGTGGTCGTGGGCAGCGGCATCGCTCTGGCCGAGGCACTGGGGCGCGAACTGAAAGCCAAGGTCTCGGTCTTCAAGACGTTCGGCACGGCGATGGTCCGCGCCGGAGGCATCGAGGTGGAGTTCGTGGGAGCCCGCAGGGAGTCCTATACGCGCGATTCGCGCAAACCCGAGGTCGAGCCCGGAACGTTGGAGGACGACCAGCGGCGGCGCGACTTCACGATCAACGCCATGGCGTGGTCGCTGAACGGCGCCACGTTCGGCGAACTGGTCGATCCTTTCGACGGGATGTCCGACCTCGAGGAGTGCATCATCCGCACGCCGTGCGACCCCGACATCACCTTCTCGGACGATCCTCTGCGCATGATGCGCGCCGTGCGGTTCGCCTCGCAGTTGGGCTTCACCATCGAGGAGGAGACCTTCGAGGCCATCCGCCGCAATGCGGAGCGCATCCGGATCGTTTCGCGCGAACGCATCGCCACCGAACTCAACAAGATCGTCCTTTCGCCCGTCCCCTCGATGGGCTTCGAACTGCTGGAACTCACCGGACTGCTGGAGCTGATCTTTCCCGAACTGCACAACCTCAAAGGGGTGGAGAAACGGGGCCGGCACTCCCATAAGGACAATTTTTTCCATACGCTCAAGGTACTGGACAATGTCGCGCGCCGTTCCGACGACCTGTGGCTGCGCTGGGCCGCCGTCCTGCACGACATCGGCAAGCCGCAGACCAAGGCTTACGACCCGAGGGTGGGCTGGACTTTCCACGGCCACGAGGTCGTGGGTTCGAAGATGGTTCCGGGAATTTTCCGCCAGTTGAAACTGCCCCTGAACGAGCATATGAAATTCGTCCGGAAACTGGTTTTCCTCCACTTGCGGCCCATCATCCTTTCCGAGGATCTGGTGACCGATTCGGCCGTCCGGCGTCTGCTGTTCGAAGCGGGCGACGACGTGGAGGCGCTGATGACGCTGTGCGAAGCGGACATCACCTCGGGCATCGACGCCAAGGTGCAGCGTTACCTTGCGAATTTCGAACTGGTGCGCCGCAAGATGAAGGATCTGGAGGAGCGCGACCGCGTCCGCAATTTCCAGCCCCCGGTTACGGGCGAACTCATCATGGAGACCTACGGCATCGGCCCGTGCCGCGTGATCGGCGATATCAAGGAGGTCATCAAGAACGCCATCCTCGACGGCGAAATCCCCAACGATTACGATGCGGCCTACGGCCTGATGGAGCGGCTGGCGGCGGAACGCGGACTGACAAAAAAAGGTTGAGCATTTCGCTCAACCTTTTTTTTGCATTTTCTCCGTATCCAATTGTGCCCGCGATTTCGACTTGGTCACCAGCCACACCCCGACGAAGACGCAGAGGGCCGCGCCGGCCTTGGTGAATCCGAACGTGTCGAGCCCGATGGCCACGGTGAAGAGCACCGCCACGATGGGCTGCACATAGTTGTACATCGAAACCACCGTCGGCCGCAGATGGCGCTGGGCGATGGGAACCATCAGGTAGGAGAAGAACGTCGCGCCGACGACCACATAGACGATCCCGGCCCAAGTCCGGGTTGCCAGCCCTGCATAGTCGACCTCGGTCAGCGGGCGGTAGTAGACCGCCACGGCGACGATGGCGGCGAAAAGGAACATCCATTTCATCGTCGTCACGGGCGAGTAGCGGACGATCACGTTGCGGAAGGCGGTGAGGTAGGTGGCGTAGCTTATGGCGCTGATGATGCAGAGTACGTCGCCTTTGACGCTCGACGTGTGGCCTGCGCCGTGCTGACTCACCAGAATCAGGATCAGCGCCCCGGCGCATCCCAGAAAGACGCCCCCGGCCTTGAGCCATGTGATCGGTTCGCGCAGGAACAGCGTCGCCAGCACCATCGTCAGCACGGGGACGATCGTGGCGATGATCGACGTGTCGATGGGTGAGGTGAGCGACAGCCCCCAGAGGAAAAGCATCTGGTTGAGCTGGATGCCGAATACCGAGGCGAAGAACAGCAGCACGATGTCGCGCGGGGCGACCCGTTCGCGGGGCAGGAGCAGTGAGACAGCCCAGAACAGCAACGCGGCGCCCACCATGCGGTAGACGCTCAGCGCGAAGGGGCTGACCCCTCCGGAATTGGCCTCGGACCAGAGCACGCTCTTGCCGATCGGGGCGTTGAGGCCCCAGACGATGTTGGCGGCCAGCAGGGCCGCATGTCCTTTCAGTTTTCCTTTGTCCATTTTTCTCTTGCTCGCCGCCCCACCTAAGAGGTGGGTCTTATAATGGGTTGTAGCGTTGGCTATGTTCTGAATTGCAATTCCTGCCATCGCCCATAAAGCCCACCTCTTAGGTGGGGTGGTGCGATAATTGCCCTGTTTCTTTTTCATGAGCAAAACGCGCTATAATCTCGATCTGGTCTTCGCCAACGTCTTTTTCGGGGCGAATTTCTCGTTTTACGTCTCCCTCACGCGCAATTACCTCGACTTCCAGCAGATCTTCATGCTTCAGGTGCTCTCGGCGGCGATTTTCTTCATCCCTTTCGCACTCTTCTCGCGCTACTCCTACCGCATTACATGGCGCGATGCGGGCAACATCCTGATCGTCACGCTGCTGATCGTCTACGGCTGGATGTACATGCTGCTCTGGGGATCGTCCTACACGACGCCCATCGACGCCTCGGTCATCGCTACGCTGGGGCCGGCCTTCACGCTGATCATGGACCACCTGATGCACCCGCGCAAGTATATCCGGGCCCGTGTCGTGGGTGTCGTCTGCGCGCTCGTCGGGGCCGCGATCCTGATCTTCAGCGACGGATTCTCGCTTACCCACGGCAGCCGGGCGCAGGGCAACCTCTTTGTGCTGGTGGCCGTGGTGGCCATCGCCATCAATACGGTGATCATCAAGCCGCAGCTCGAGAAACTGGGTACGCTGGTCGTGATGGGGTGGTACTACATCATCGGACTGGCCATCACGGCGCCCTTCTTCTGGAAATACATCGCCCACATACCCTTCCTGCGCCTGCCGCTCTATGCGCAGGCCGAACTGGGCTATATCCTGATTCTGGGCACCGTGCTGCCGATGTACCTGCTCTACCGCGGCACCGAGAAACTCACTTCCGTGCATACGGCCCTCTACCGCTACATCCAGCCCGTGATTGCAGGCATTCTGGCCATCACGCGCGGTCAGGCGCATTTCAACGCGGCGAACATCACGGCGTCGGCCTTTATCTTCGCGGGGGTGGTGCTGGTGGTGATCGGCTATAAATACTATGTCCGCCACGGACTGCCGAAACTGCGCAGCGACGGGCGGCTCCAGCACTAATCCGCGAGGAGCCGTTCGCGCCACCCGGCGGGCACGGGCTCGCTCTGCTGCCGGGCGAAATCGAAGACGACCATCACCGAGCGGCTTTCGCTGCGGACCTCGCCGCCGACCGACAACCGCTGAAGCAGCGTCAGGCTCTTCGTGCCCACCCGTTCGCAGGTGGTCGTCACGCGCACGGGGTCGTGCATCCGCACCTGTCCCATGTAGGAGGTCGAGGTCGAGACCGTGAGGATGCGCAGGTCACCCAGCAGCACCTCCGCGCCCAGTATCTTTTCGTAATACTCCATCTTGCCCACGTCGAAATACATCTGCTGCGAGACGTTGTTCACATGCTGGAACGGGTCGATGTCCGAGAATCGTTTCTGAATGGGGGTTTCGAGTATGCGGGCCATCTTATTCGCGGATGATTTTCACCTCGCCGCCTTCGCCGAACGCGATGATCGACGAGGCTTTGCGGGTCGGTTTGCCTTCGAAACGGGGGTTGACGACGAAATCCACGCCGTCGACGATCTCCTTCGCCACATCCTGCAATCCCACGGGCGTCGCTTCGCCCGAGATGTTGGCCGAGGTCGAGACGATCGGCTTTTTGAGGGCGGCGAGCATCCGGCGGCAGAATTCGTGGTCGGGGATGCGTACGCCGAGCGTCCCCTCCTCGGGGATGAGGTTTTCGGCCACCCCCACGGCACCCGGCAGGATGGCCGTCAGGGGGCTGGTCGCCAGCTCCATCACTTCGAAAGCGACTCCCGGGGCTTTGTTGACATAACGCACGGTCATGTCGGTCGAGGCGCACAGCACCAGCATCGATTTCTTGTTCTCGCTGCGCTTGAGACGGTAGATGCGCTCCACGGCGGCGGCGGAAGTGGCGTCGCAGCCCAGCCCCCAGACCGTATCGGTGGGGTAGAGGATGATCCCGCCCCCGCGCATGACGCGCACGGCTTCGTCGACCTCCTTCTGTATGTCGGTAGGATTTTGCATGGCTATTTGACGGGCAGGATTTCGATCCAGTAATCGTCCGGGTCGTTGATGAAGTAGAGTCCCATGGAGTGGTTCTCGTAGCAGACGCAGCCCATCGAGCGGTGGTATTCGCGGATGGCGTCGTAGTCGCCCGCCACGCGCATGCAGAGGTGGCTTTCGTTCTCGCCCAGCTCGTAGGGCAGGGTGTGGTCGCGCAGCCACGTCAGCTCGAGGCGGAACGGGGTCTGCCCGTCGCCGAGGTAGACCAGCGTGAACGATCCGTCGGAGGCCTCCTTGCGGCCGACCTCCTTCAGCCCGAGCGCCTTGTCGTAGAAGTCGAGGCTGCGTGCGAGGTCCGTGACGTTGATGTTGAAATGGTCGAAACGGCTTTTGATTTCCATATTCTATAAGGTATTATACGGCGCAAAATTACATAAATATAGTGAAATATCGTCCCTCCCGCCGATATTTCTTTGTCCGGGGGTTTGGATGCTCCGTTTTTTTATTTACTTTTGTCTTTACCAATACTTAAACGATTAAGCTATATGAAAAAGCTTTCCTTTGTGCTTGTTGCCGTGTGTGCGCTCCTCGCAGGCTGTTCCTCGGATGAGAGTGGTCCGGGTGAAGACGGGGTTGACGGGACTTTCGAGCTGCACAGTTTTCTGCAGGACGGCATGGTGATCCAGCAGAACCAGCCGTTCCGTCTGTGGGGCAGGGCGTCCGCCGCCAATGTGAAGATCTCCGCGAAAGCGAGCTG is a window encoding:
- a CDS encoding VOC family protein, which encodes MEIKSRFDHFNINVTDLARSLDFYDKALGLKEVGRKEASDGSFTLVYLGDGQTPFRLELTWLRDHTLPYELGENESHLCMRVAGDYDAIREYHRSMGCVCYENHSMGLYFINDPDDYWIEILPVK
- a CDS encoding CCA tRNA nucleotidyltransferase, with the translated sequence MPLSNPIFRRISRLADEQGVRAFVVGGYVRDHYLRRPSTDIDVVVVGSGIALAEALGRELKAKVSVFKTFGTAMVRAGGIEVEFVGARRESYTRDSRKPEVEPGTLEDDQRRRDFTINAMAWSLNGATFGELVDPFDGMSDLEECIIRTPCDPDITFSDDPLRMMRAVRFASQLGFTIEEETFEAIRRNAERIRIVSRERIATELNKIVLSPVPSMGFELLELTGLLELIFPELHNLKGVEKRGRHSHKDNFFHTLKVLDNVARRSDDLWLRWAAVLHDIGKPQTKAYDPRVGWTFHGHEVVGSKMVPGIFRQLKLPLNEHMKFVRKLVFLHLRPIILSEDLVTDSAVRRLLFEAGDDVEALMTLCEADITSGIDAKVQRYLANFELVRRKMKDLEERDRVRNFQPPVTGELIMETYGIGPCRVIGDIKEVIKNAILDGEIPNDYDAAYGLMERLAAERGLTKKG
- a CDS encoding DMT family transporter; the protein is MDKGKLKGHAALLAANIVWGLNAPIGKSVLWSEANSGGVSPFALSVYRMVGAALLFWAVSLLLPRERVAPRDIVLLFFASVFGIQLNQMLFLWGLSLTSPIDTSIIATIVPVLTMVLATLFLREPITWLKAGGVFLGCAGALILILVSQHGAGHTSSVKGDVLCIISAISYATYLTAFRNVIVRYSPVTTMKWMFLFAAIVAVAVYYRPLTEVDYAGLATRTWAGIVYVVVGATFFSYLMVPIAQRHLRPTVVSMYNYVQPIVAVLFTVAIGLDTFGFTKAGAALCVFVGVWLVTKSKSRAQLDTEKMQKKG
- a CDS encoding DMT family transporter yields the protein MSKTRYNLDLVFANVFFGANFSFYVSLTRNYLDFQQIFMLQVLSAAIFFIPFALFSRYSYRITWRDAGNILIVTLLIVYGWMYMLLWGSSYTTPIDASVIATLGPAFTLIMDHLMHPRKYIRARVVGVVCALVGAAILIFSDGFSLTHGSRAQGNLFVLVAVVAIAINTVIIKPQLEKLGTLVVMGWYYIIGLAITAPFFWKYIAHIPFLRLPLYAQAELGYILILGTVLPMYLLYRGTEKLTSVHTALYRYIQPVIAGILAITRGQAHFNAANITASAFIFAGVVLVVIGYKYYVRHGLPKLRSDGRLQH
- a CDS encoding acyl-CoA thioesterase codes for the protein MARILETPIQKRFSDIDPFQHVNNVSQQMYFDVGKMEYYEKILGAEVLLGDLRILTVSTSTSYMGQVRMHDPVRVTTTCERVGTKSLTLLQRLSVGGEVRSESRSVMVVFDFARQQSEPVPAGWRERLLAD
- a CDS encoding L-threonylcarbamoyladenylate synthase, with the translated sequence MQNPTDIQKEVDEAVRVMRGGGIILYPTDTVWGLGCDATSAAAVERIYRLKRSENKKSMLVLCASTDMTVRYVNKAPGVAFEVMELATSPLTAILPGAVGVAENLIPEEGTLGVRIPDHEFCRRMLAALKKPIVSTSANISGEATPVGLQDVAKEIVDGVDFVVNPRFEGKPTRKASSIIAFGEGGEVKIIRE